One genomic region from Pecten maximus chromosome 5, xPecMax1.1, whole genome shotgun sequence encodes:
- the LOC117327062 gene encoding LOW QUALITY PROTEIN: toll-like receptor Tollo (The sequence of the model RefSeq protein was modified relative to this genomic sequence to represent the inferred CDS: deleted 1 base in 1 codon) has translation MAWSTHVVLALSLLVTSCWCVDYTCPEECTCSRRDTPDLIVDVFCSLSTVQENSNFALFRTSVNSTLYLECDPILHSNLRSHMFKDLHTFSELTFENCKFDHIPKDLFAGMSSLQIFNVINARRLTFDPEAFLSCPSLKRLTVVASEVIVMPSLCENKDLVYVNLTKNKIQSLKDAGLGCENNTLVSLSRIIMPFNEFEYLGNELSSTAPNLWELGMSDNYITMIHRDAFSALRDLGWLDLSSNRLRRLPPYLLRKQENLQIIQLNGNNLGRVPEGFFGYSTKLRVVTLGDCNMDDRIWTELWPLREMTELQLQNNNISKLNRESLLRFEKLFYLDMSGNRIRHLNERFFEKQLQLEKLKLGKNKIETIDRYAFEGLGSLFELDIRNNNISQADNESLLPLLSVSQLNVSFNFLSEIPSLKNMEHISLIDFRFNRIDTLDLNTFEGLLTLKGISLAFNNIRVIPRGVFNKPPSLQILNLAYNNIDTIEDDAFHGASELRWMFLQHNNISDVTWAFSSLHSLLHLDISHNSIVNSINGELFPKALQEINLAKNQITSVADYAFYNFKNLRKVDIRYNLIQTLKLLSISVSPALQGSPPTFYIAGNPFVCDCKLQWLRKKMDDSRPSYGQPIIYDTDVILCKKGFQATSKFLYKLEPSNMLCNYQEECLMSKCRCCEFQGCVCRFVCPQRCSCFRSLDHSSTNFVKCSHGNLTSIPMHIPSVSTQFWLDGNNFSSLSRFGFLGLEFLKILYLNNSGIDFIQNRSFVGLKSIEVLNLNDNLLEDLLYGMFYGLENLIEINLENNRLSFIDYTVFEHTPNIQRLYLANNELKFIVDATLSNPAWQRLTLAGNPWSCDCNFLSTMLYNTITIVEKIVDRRELECVTDDTDVENTYGYNNSPGRLVRFDDIDMETMCPNMTLVIRNLTRESVTRVLDRTDELPLICAIIAIVVVVVVLALVFWNKNIIQVVCFAKLGCRMSHEKSDANQIYDAFISYSHKDEDFVVRELVPRLEDVDHRFKLCVHYRDFPIGASISETIVSSVQCSRRTILIMSDNFLKSEWCQYEFQTAHHHVLKDKTNRLIIILLSDVNVNEMSKDLKLYLQTRTYVKYSDPWFWEKLYFAMPDIKHRVTPVDRILDIRPEVGVGNTTSALPDDEGYETPISRVSSVHRHTCDFGHDAEAVANFNIYEEIHPIEKSEKQMA, from the exons ATGGCGTGGTCGACACATGTAGTCCTTGCCCTGTCGTTGTTGGTGACGTCATGCTGGTGTGTCGATTACACGTGCCCGGAGGAATGCACGTGCTCCCGCCGTGACACCCCGGACCTTATCGTTGATGTGTTCTGTTCCCTGTCAACCGTCCAAGAAAACAGTAACTTCGCCCTTTTCCGAACGTCAGTCAACAGTACCCTGTATCTGGAATGTGACCCTATTCTTCATTCCAATCTGAGAAGTCATATGTTCAAAGATCTTCATACTTTTTCAGAGCTCACGTTTGAAAATTGCAAATTTGATCACATTCCGAAAGATCTTTTTGCCGGTATGTCGTCACTACAAATTTTCAATGTAATCAATGCAAGACGATTGACATTTGACCCGGAAGCGTTTCTGAGCTGTCCGTCTTTAAAACGTTTGACAGTTGTCGCTTCCGAAGTAATAGTAATGCCAAGCCTCTGTGAGAATAAGGATCTCGTCTACGTCAACCTCACAAAGAATAAAATTCAATCTCTGAAAGATGCTGGTCTTGGATGTGAAAACAATACACTTGTAAGTCTCTCTCGAATCATCATGCCGTTTAATGAGTTCGAATACCTCGGAAATGAGCTTTCGTCCACGGCTCCAAATTTATGGGAGCTTGGAATGAGTGACAACTACATAACTATGATTCATCGCGATGCGTTCTCGGCGCTCCGAGATCTCGGATGGTTAGACCTTTCATCTAATCGTCTTCGACGACTTCCACCCTATCTTCTTCGTAAACAGGAAAATCTACAGATAATACAGTTGAATGGGAACAATTTAGGTCGAGTTCCGGAAGGTTTCTTTGGTTATTCAACAAAACTTCGGGTTGTGACTCTAGGAGACTGCAACATGGATGATCGGATATggacagagttatggcccttgcGAGAAATGACGGAGCTCCAGCTACAGAACAATAACATCAGTAAATTAAACCGGGAATCACTTTTAAGATTCGAAAAACTGTTTTATCTCGATATGTCTGGAAACCGAATAAGGCATCTCAATGAACGGTTCTTTGAAAAACAACTACAACTGGAAAAATTGAAGCTTGGTAAAAATAAGATTGAAACTATTGACAGATATGCATTTGAAGGGTTGGGGTCTCTTTTTGAATTAGATATTCGGAATAATAATATAAGCCAGGCTGACAACGAATCTCTACTTCCGCTTTTGTCAGTTTCCCAACTCAATGTATCTTTTAACTTTCTGTCGGAGATACCGAGTCTTAAGAATATGGAGCACATCAGTCTCATTGACTTCCGGTTTAACCGGATAGATACTTTGgatttaaatacatttgaagGACTGCTTACCCTTAAAGGTATAAGCCTCGCTTTCAATAATATTCGCGTAATTCCACGTGGTGTGTTCAACAAGCCGCCTTCGCTCCAGATTCTAAATCTAGCGTATAATAACATCGACACGATCGAAGATGACGCTTTTCATGGCGCGAGTGAGCTTAGGTGGATGTTTCTTCAGCACAACAATATCAGTGACGTCACATGGGCGTTCAGTTCTTTACATTCTCTCCTGCATCTGGATATCAGTCACAATTCCATCGTAAATTCAATAAACGGAGAACTGTTTCCGAAAGCTCTCCAGGAAATTAACTTGGCGAAGAATCAGATTACCAGCGTTGCAGACTACGctttttataattttaagaATTTAAGAAAAGTTGATATCCGTTATAATCTTATACAAACTTTGAAATTGCTGTCAATTTCTGTGTCACCGGCACTACAAGGTTCTCCTCCGACTTTTTACATCGCCGGAAATCCATTTGTGTGTGATTGTAAATTGCAGTGGCTAAGAAAGAAAATGGACGACAGCCGGCCATCTTACGGACAGCCCATTATTTACGATACCGATGTTATCTTGTGTAAAAAGGGTTTCCAAGCAACAAGCAAGTTCCTCTACAAACTTGAACCCTCTAACATGCTGTGTAACTATCAAGAAGAATGCCTCATGTCAAAATGTCGCTGTTGTGAGTTTCAAGGATGTGTTTGCAGGTTCGTCTGTCCACAAAGATGTAGCTGCTTCCGAAGCCTTGATCACAGTTCAACTAATTTCGTCAAATGTTCGCACGGAAATCTGACCAGTATACCCATGCATATTCCAAGTGTGTCCACGCAATTCTGGCTCGACGGAAATAATTTCTCAAGCCTCAGTAGATTTGGATTTCTTGGACTGGAGTTTCTTAAAATACTTTATCTGAATAACAGTGGCATTGACTTTATACAAAACCGGAGCTTTGTGGGGTTAAAATCAATTGAGGTGTTAAACCTCAATGATAACTTGCTGGAAGACCTACTATACGGAATGTTTTATGGATTGGAGAACCTGATAGAAATAAACCTC GAGAACAACAGACTTTCATTCATTGATTATACCGTGTTTGAACACACTCCAAACATCCAGAGACTCTACCTAGCGAATAACGAGCTGAAATTTATAGTCGACGCAACGCTTTCAAATCCCGCGTGGCAGCGACTGACTTTGGCGGGTAATCCATGGTCATGTGACTGTAACTTCTTGTCAACAATGTTATACAACACCATTACGATTGTCGAGAAAATTGTGGACCGCAGGGAGTTGGAATGTGTAACAGACGACACTGACGTTGAAAACACATACGGCTACAACAATAGTCCCGGCAGGCTTGTAAGATTCGATGACATTGATATGGAGACAATGTGCCCAAATATGACATTAGTGATCAGAAATCTGACACGTGAGAGCGTGACTCGTGTCCTTGACCGAACGGACGAACTCCCACTAATATGTGCGATCATTGCAATTGTCGTTGTAGTTGTCGTCCTTGCGCTGGTGTTTTGGAATAAAAATATTATCCAAGTGGTCTGTTTTGCAAAACTCGGATGTCGAATGTCGCACGAAAAATCAGATGCCAACCAAATATACGATGCTTTTATCTCGTACAGTCATAAGGACGAGGATTTTGTGGTCCGAGAACTTGTTCCGAGACTGGAAGATGTCGACCATCGATTCAAACTGTGTGTTCACTATCGTGATTTCCCTATCGGAGCTTCCATATCGGAAACCATTGTAAGCAGTGTTCAATGCAGCCGTAGAACCATTCTCATCATGTCGGATAATTTCCTGAAGAGCGAATGGTGCCAATATGAATTCCAAACAGCTCATCATCACGTTTTAAAAGACAAGACGAATAGACTGATAATTATTTTACTCAGTGATGTTAATGTGAATGAAATGAGCAAGGATCTCAAACTTTACTTACAAACACGGACGTATGTTAAATATAGCGATCCTTGGTTTTGGGAGAAACTATATTTCGCAATGCCGGATATTAAACATCGCGTAACGCCCGTAGACAGAATTCTCGATATCAGACCGGAAGTGGGTGTCGGGAACACTACTTCCGCTCTCCCGGACGACGAGGGATACGAAACCCCGATATCGCGTGTGTCCAGTGTCCATCGCCACACGTGCGACTTCGGTCACGATGCCGAAGCAGTTGCAAACTTTAACATATATGAAGAAATCCATCCTATTGAAAAATCAGAGAAACAAATGGCTTAa